ACGTCGTTCGATCGGGCGCTGCGAGAACCGCCTCGATCTCGGGGCGCGTCAGGAAGTGCACCTTTCGCTTGTCGTGACGCTTGCTCGGTATGGCGAGCACGCGCTGGATCAGCGCACTGTGTGCCGGTTCCTCGAAGGACACGAACCTGAAGAAGGATCGGATGGCCGTCAGACGCAGGTTACGCGTCTTCGCACTGGCGCCGCGCGTTACCTCGAGATCGGTGAGGAACGCGCCGATGAACGTTGCATCCAGATCGGCGAGCGTCAGGGCCGATGGGGACTTGCGCAGCTGCACCCGAGCGAACATGAACAGCAGCCGGAACGTGTCTCTGTAGGAGGCGATCGTGTTGCCGCTAACATTGCGCTGGCGCATGAGGCGCTCGGTGAAGAAGCGCTCGATCAACGTGGCGACATTGCAAGCGGGCTTCATGGCGTCACCTCCCATCGCCGATCGAGACGCCGCGCGGCTTCCTCCATCAACTCGGGGCAGGCCGAGAGATACCAGTAAGTGTCGCGCACGCAGACGTGGCCGAGGTAAGTGGAGAGCACTGGGAGTTGTTGCTCGACGTTCTTGCCTTCGCGATACCAGTTGAGCAGCGTCCGGATGGCGAAGCGATGACGGAAGTCATGCACGCGTGGCCCGGTACGATCACCTGGGCGCCGCAGCCCGATCTCTCTGGACAATCGCCAGAAGACGCGATGAACGTACTGGTGCAGCAAGCGGCCTCCCTGTTCGGCAACGAAGAAGGTCGAGCCGCAGCGTGACCCGAGCAGCGCATCGCGCCGGTGGGCGTAGTCGCGCAGCGCGGTTCTCGTCGTCGGATGCAATGGCACGAGCCGCGACTTGCCGAACTTGGTCAGCCGGACCGTCAGCACGCCGGCGTCGAGGTCGACGTCATCACGCTCCAGGCCCATCGCCTCGGATATACGCATGCCCGTCACCGCGATCAGCCCGAACAAGGCATGGTAGGTCCATCGGCGCAGCCCGTCCGCTGGTGGCAGAGCCAGCGCTGCCGTCAGCAACGCATCGATCTCCGCGTCGCTGTAAACATAGGGCTTGGCGCGCTTCCATCCGGGCAGCATGCCGACGGGCGGCACCTCCGTTCTCGGGTCGAAGTTGGCGACATGGCGCGCGAACCCGCGCACGTCGCTCAATCGCAGCGCCCAGGATGCATGACGATCGGGCGGCAGCGTTGCCCATTCCATGGCCAGCTTCGTCGTGATGATCCTCGCCTTGCGCTTCTCCATGAAGGCGACGAAGTCGGCGAGCCGACGGGTCTGGTGCTCGTACTTGTATCCAAACCCTTGCGCATGCTCAGGTACTTATCGAGTGCGGCGCGCAGATTGGTCATTGCACGCCTCCCGGCCAGGGCAGGCTCAATGTTCTCAGCGCATCGATGTCGACCTTCGAGTAAATCCGGGTAGTGTCGTGGTTCTCGTGCCGCAGCAACTGTCCGATCTCCGACAAGGTGGCGCCAGATCGGAGAAGCTCGGTAGCGAGACTGTGTCGGAAGATATGGGCGCCGCGATGTGCGCAACCTTCGATTCCAACGCGATCGAGAGCGGCCTTGGCGATCATGGTGATCGCACATCCGGAAGCAAAGCCGACGTGTGGCGCGAGCGTACGGACGAACAATCGTCGGCACGACGACTTTGGGCGGCCATTGCGGAGATATGCAACGATGGCCGCGCCAACGTCTGGCGGTATCGGCATCCGTGCACGCTGTCGGCCCTTGGCGCGAACGAGTATCTCGCTGGCGCGCCAGTCGATATCATCAAGGGTGAGCGTCGCGACCTCGTCGGCCCGCAGGCCGAGCTTGGCTAGCAACAACAGAATGGCGTAGTCCCGCCGTCCCATCACTGTCTCTCGGTCGCAACCGTCGAGAGCCTTCCGCACCTGTGCCGCAGGCAGATAGGTCGGCAGAGTTGCGAGCTTCCATCGCCGCATCGATGGAACGCAATCCGCCAACGGGCGCGCGTTCAGCCCCCGATGGTGGAGGTAACGGAGAAAGGCGCGCAACGACCAGCACATCGCCTTGCCTGTTCCCGGGCTCCAATCCTGGGCGTGGCGCTCAATGTAGCGGATCACGTCCTCTTGGCTGATCTTGCCCAGGGCGGCGCCGCCGGAGCACACCTCGTGCAGGAACCTGCGGATGACCGGGAGATGGCGGACGATGGACCTCGGGGCCAAGCCGCGCTCTGATCGCAGGTAGGCATCGAACTCCTTGAAGATCCGTTCGTGCGGGGTGAGAGGCGGCAGCACCGACGGCGCGATCACGCCTTCCTCGCGCAGCACCGACAGCCATCGCTTGAGCGCGGCCCGGTCACCGGGTTGGATAGACTGCCTTCCGCCTCGATGCCGGAGGTACCGCTCAACGACCTGCTCATCGAGATCGACCAGCTTGTAGCGACGGCCCGCCATCCAACTCAGGAGCCCGCCAACCACGTTGAGGCAACGCCACGTGCCGTGCCGAACGAGCCTCTCTTCGATGAGACGAGCGGCGTAGCGCTCGACGAGTTGTCCGTGCGGCCCGCTTCTGAGACGCCGGTACAGCCGGCTTCTGCCCAAGTACTTTTCAACTTCCATCTTCCTGTTCTCCGCTGTTGAAAGCGGAGGCACAGAACGAACTATGCCGAACCGACCAAACGCCGGTCAGCCAGAAATCTGGGGAAAACGACCCGACTCGGCATAGTTCGGCGGGCGGCATAAACAGCCCTATGCCGCGCGCGGCATAGGGCTGTCTCAATGAACGAAGCCAGGACTGCCCAATCCTCGGCGCCCTCGTCGCACCCGGCAAAAAGAGAGTTCTTGGCGTTGAGCTTGATCGGCCGCATCGCACGCTCGACAGCATTCGTGTCCATCTCGATGCGCCCGTCATCAAGGTAGAGTGTCAGGCCGCTCCAATGACGGAGCGCGTAACGCAAGGCCTTCGCCGTGTCGCTCTTCGGTGCAAGGTGATCAAGCTTGGCCTCAACCCACTGCTTCAAGGCTGTAGCGAGAGGCCGAGCATGCGCCTGCCTGCCGGCACAGCCCTCCGCATCCGATCGGCCGCGGAGGGCCTTCTCGACTGCGTAAAGCTGGGCGATGCGTTCAAGAGCCTGGCGGGCAACCGGAGCTGGCGCCGGCGAAGCCTCGCGCTCGATCTTCACAAACTGGCGCCGCAGATGCGACCAGAAGGCGAGCGTCCCGGACAGGGCGTCCGCACGCCTCTCTCGGATCATCGTCTTGTAAGCTCCGTCGCAGTGGATGATGCCGCGATAGCCTTCGAGCAGCCTCAAGCCGGACGGCTCCACGGCCCGGTGCATAAGCGTAAACCACCCAGGTGGGTCAGGTCCGGCCCAGGGCCTGTCATCGCGTGACAGCGCCCAGAAGTAGCCAGTTTTCGTCCTGCCGCGCCCCGGATCTAACACCGGTGCGGGAGTCTCATCGACACAGAGCTTCGAGGAGGCGAGCAGAAGCTGGCGCAGACGATGCCTTCAATTCCTGGGCCGCATAGCCGACCCAGAAGGCGAGCGTGGAACGATCCAGCGCTATTCCGTGGGTCGCCAACATCTGCGCCTGGCGGTAAAGCGGCAAATGCCAATGATACTTGGCGTCGATCACATGCGCGACCAGCCGCTCGGTGGGCAATCCTCCCCTGATCAGTCGCTCGGGCGCAGCCTGCTGGAGGACGACGCCGTGACAGGCGCGGCAGGCCAGCTTGGGCCGGCGGGTTACGATGACGCGATACTGCGCCGGAACGACATCGAGCCTCTGACTCTCATCGTGACTGATCTCGAAGAGGTCGCCGTTACAACACGGGCAACTGGTCTCCGCTGGCATCAGGATTTCGACGATGCGCGGCAAATGCCACGGAAGTTAAACCCTGTTGGCTCTGCGCGCGGCAGCTCTCTTCTCGCAAACTCTGGGATTGGGGCGATCTTCGGCTGCTTCGAGGGCGGCGACGGCCTGATCGATATCCTCCAGAACAAACTGCAGCTGATCAGCGTCCAGCTTTTCCGAGGACCGACCGAACTGCGCATCTTTTGCAAGCTTGAGCAACCGCTCGAGCCTGGCGCAGCGATCCAGCAGAGCCGCGGCAAAGACCCGCAACTCGGCCGGATCGCTCGGCAGTTCATCAGGCAAATCACTCATTGCCCCGAGTCTGCCATGCTTCGCGCCCCGATGCAGCGAAGATTTGTATCTTTACGCAAGTGCTTTCGGCGGTGCGT
This is a stretch of genomic DNA from Bradyrhizobium sp. CCBAU 53338. It encodes these proteins:
- a CDS encoding tyrosine-type recombinase/integrase, giving the protein MEVEKYLGRSRLYRRLRSGPHGQLVERYAARLIEERLVRHGTWRCLNVVGGLLSWMAGRRYKLVDLDEQVVERYLRHRGGRQSIQPGDRAALKRWLSVLREEGVIAPSVLPPLTPHERIFKEFDAYLRSERGLAPRSIVRHLPVIRRFLHEVCSGGAALGKISQEDVIRYIERHAQDWSPGTGKAMCWSLRAFLRYLHHRGLNARPLADCVPSMRRWKLATLPTYLPAAQVRKALDGCDRETVMGRRDYAILLLLAKLGLRADEVATLTLDDIDWRASEILVRAKGRQRARMPIPPDVGAAIVAYLRNGRPKSSCRRLFVRTLAPHVGFASGCAITMIAKAALDRVGIEGCAHRGAHIFRHSLATELLRSGATLSEIGQLLRHENHDTTRIYSKVDIDALRTLSLPWPGGVQ
- a CDS encoding transposase is translated as MSDLPDELPSDPAELRVFAAALLDRCARLERLLKLAKDAQFGRSSEKLDADQLQFVLEDIDQAVAALEAAEDRPNPRVCEKRAAARRANRV